A portion of the Phaeodactylum tricornutum CCAP 1055/1 chromosome 7, whole genome shotgun sequence genome contains these proteins:
- a CDS encoding predicted protein, which produces MFGTNILSGLILMPLSQAVSWLLISQRSKNLLPNLFKISIFYFFWACHNRYLKGNPSELGQYSMGFLALTAFLRTPPMCMAATVVVMGHFCWPLYTAFSQPLEELALDAKLSKKVDALLWACVFRAYVLSNLALWGTVLSKLVTLSSKGVLDALPSRSSCGSQVQINVKTRSCTCFLFSLPLRKLGNSENAYAT; this is translated from the coding sequence ATGTTTGGTACCAATATTCTTTCCGGGTTGATACTTATGCCGCTATCGCAAGCTGTCTCATGGTTGCTTATTTCGCAGCGGTCCAAAAATTTGCTTCCGaaccttttcaaaatttccATTTTTTACTTCTTCTGGGCTTGTCATAATCGGTATTTGAAGGGAAATCCAAGTGAATTGGGCCAGTACAGTATGGGATTCTTGGCTCTGACTGCATTTTTGCGGACTCCTCCGATGTGTATGGCCGCTACAGTTGTTGTGATGGGCCATTTTTGTTGGCCCCTTTATACTGCCTTCTCGCAGCCCCTGGAGGAGCTTGCCTTGGACGccaaactttccaaaaaggtggacGCCCTTCTGTGGGCCTGTGTTTTTCGAGCATATGTTCTATCCAATCTCGCTTTATGGGGAACTGTACTGAGCAAATTGGTGACCCTCTCATCAAAAGGTGTTTTGGACGCACTGCCCAGTCGCTCCAGTTGCGGCTCCCAGGTACAAATTAATGTGAAGACACGCTCGTGCACATGTTTTCTTTTCTCACTACCACTCCGAAAACTTGGAAACTCCGAGAATGCCTACGCAACATAA
- the HY2 gene encoding predicted protein (Catalyzes the two-electron reduction of biliverdin IX-alpha to the tetrapyrrole chromophore phytochromobilin (PPhiB). Signal peptide and transit peptide is predicted (SignalP, ChloroP). Protein is therefore probably targeted to the plastid), giving the protein MKLVPAWTMMTRNAIFSARNPSHFLEVTALFCILLASGRGARTNTAFVNPQNPRNGLTFTSSFSGTSQHAGRVTVNEENLALPTGSGLYREFSRHAWEKLQSSGLFVQEPVEEECASNTAPARGLPSGSVVQMEVQALRGSLPQVAYARYALLETLKAGNDANVTHHDGIQVLNLVIFPSTTTDLPVFGADFVSLPGGKHLLLLDAQPMTEDVHYEHYWSDWYQSNHISEIFPWGGDMPEAVQRYVSSKALWTRMASSEDNAGEKRNPVIIIQTDLMAAFQAHLEVYIQLLHDYTDLESKDNWSAEYLDYRLTNDPARPMLKSLYGEEWTERVLKTVLFPSP; this is encoded by the coding sequence ATGAAGTTGGTTCCTGCGTGGACCATGATGACACGCAATGCTATATTCTCTGCTCGAAACCCTTCACATTTCTTGGAGGTCACGGCGCTCTTCTGTATACTACTAGCGAGCGGAAGGGGCGCCCGAACCAACACAGCTTTTGTCAATCCACAGAATCCGCGCAACGGATTGACTTTCACTTCATCGTTCTCCGGTACCAGCCAACATGCCGGCAGAGTGACGGTTAATGAGGAGAATTTGGCTTTACCCACTGGTTCCGGACTATACCGGGAATTTTCCCGACACGCTTGGGAAAAATTACAATCATCGGGGCTTTTTGTGCAGGAACCGGTGGAGGAGGAATGTGCGTCGAACACGGCACCTGCCCGTGGCCTTCCGTCCGGCAGTGTCGTGCAAATGGAGGTCCAGGCATTGCGCGGTTCCCTCCCCCAAGTCGCCTACGCTAGGTACGCCTTACTGGAAACTTTGAAAGCCGGAAATGACGCGAATGTCACGCATCACGACGGAATCCAAGTCTTGAATTTGGTGATCTTTCCCTCAACCACCACGGACCTACCAGTGTTCGGCGCCGATTTCGTTTCTTTACCGGGGGGAAAGCATTTGTTGCTACTGGATGCCCAGCCAATGACAGAAGATGTACACTACGAACACTATTGGAGTGATTGGTACCAGTCGAACCACATTTCCGAGATTTTCCCCTGGGGTGGGGATATGCCAGAGGCGGTCCAACGCTACGTGTCGAGCAAGGCACTGTGGACACGTATGGCATCCAGCGAAGACAACGCCGGAGAGAAAAGAAATCCTGTAATCATTATTCAAACTGATTTGATGGCAGCTTTCCAAGCCCACTTGGAGGTGTATATACAGCTGCTGCACGATTACACTGACTTGGAGTCGAAGGACAACTGGAGTGCGGAATACCTCGACTATCGACTTACCAATGATCCCGCTCGACCTATGCTGAAGTCTTTGTACGGCGAGGAATGGACCGAGCGCGTTCTGAAAACCGTGCTATTCCCATCGCCATAG
- a CDS encoding predicted protein, producing MTGCSGAGKTTIATALEDQLVKSYGKHVYRLDGDNLRTGLNRDLGFSEADRAESVRRTGELATLFADAGVVTLVGLISPYRKDRDAVRKRHVDQGIPFYEVFLDVPVDELKKRDPKGQYARVESGELKHFTCIDDPYDEPLQPEITLKTHELTIEQSVQILFRRLERDGILVGAPKLSPPGLPNPDGDVLVDLHVPDESKEARRAEAATLPKVLINDIDLNWLQTIGEGWASPLRGFMREGTLLETLHFNSILTDPFNLTGNALRLETRTNFDHFSAHPAPQRVSMPIPITLSCTSFTKDLIDASSHNAVALVTQMGHTVAILRDPEVYANRKEEIVTRMYGVVDPDHPYIQHIYRGGDYLIGGEIELLDRIRYNDGLDQWRKTATELVQEFQSKGADTVYAFQTRNPTHAGHAYLMRSAGEDLRRQGYQKPVLWLSPLGGWTKADDVPLDVRVKQHEQVLQAGTTHPGGLDPESTVMAIWPAPMVYAGPTEVQFHAKSRRSAGASYFVVGRDPAGMKGSPNAVAHPDDDLYDGNHGRYVLQNSPGLGDMKMLSFVKVMYDTTDNIMKIPDEARLADFISISGSKMRLLARNGATPCSPTNIPTDLVEANCVPSGFMVPDGWNQVVDYYRNIDDVQRWTPWSQPRVDPPTAPRTTYQGQFGSRSFHLTSTEYESFWHDIPLSPSGQSETVVNMVTEIPMYCTAKMEIQKMLSNSPIAQDTNSDGSPRHYSYGTPFFNYGLIPQTWEDPNLKSAQGYGGDNDPLDVIELGSSPLQMGGLTPCRVLGSFELIDEGETDHKILCIAVDDKDANQIHSLEDLERVKPGHLDKLRDWLKRYKTSEGKAENNLASETPRTAMEAVGVIQETHGRWRSLCGKDGTTVYSLSSKTAGFWLSSPGCRGT from the coding sequence ATGACGGGATGTTCCGGTGCCGGCAAAACCACCATTGCCACCGCACTCGAAGATCAACTCGTCAAGAGTTACGGGAAACACGTCTACCGTCTGGACGGGGATAACCTCCGCACCGGACTCAACCGTGATTTGGGATTCTCCGAAGCCGATCGCGCCGAGTCGGTCCGACGGACCGGGGAACTCGCCACACTCTTTGCCGACGCCGGTGTCGTCACGCTCGTCGGACTCATCTCGCCCTACCGCAAGGATCGCGACGCCGTACGCAAACGTCACGTCGACCAAGGCATTCCCTTTTACGAAGTATTCCTCGACGTGCCCGTGGATGAACTCAAAAAACGCGATCCCAAGGGACAGTACGCTCGTGTCGAGTCCGGAGAACTCAAACACTTTACCTGCATCGACGACCCCTATGATGAACCCTTGCAACCAGAAATTACCCTCAAAACGCACGAACTCACCATTGAACAGTCGGTGCAGATTCTCTTTCGACGACTCGAACGAGACGGAATTCTGGTCGGGGCGCCCAAACTTAGTCCGCCCGGTCTGCCCAACCCCGACGGGGACGTCTTGGTGGACTTGCACGTTCCCGACGAATCCAAAGAAGCCCGTCGCGCCGAGGCGGCGACCCTCCCCAAGGTCTTGATCAACGACATTGATCTCAACTGGTTGCAAACCATTGGGGAAGGCTGGGCCTCACCGCTCCGAGGTTTCATGCGCGAAGGCACACTGTTGGAAACCCTGCACTTTAATTCGATCCTCACGGATCCCTTCAACCTCACGGGCAACGCCCTGCGACTGGAAACCCGCACGAACTTTGATCACTTTTCCGCCCATCCGGCCCCCCAACGCGTCTCCATGCCCATTCCCATCACCCTCTCCTGTACATCTTTTACCAAGGACCTCATTGACGCCTCGTCCCACAACGCCGTCGCTTTGGTGACACAAATGGGACACACCGTGGCCATTCTACGCGATCCCGAAGTCTACGCCAACcgcaaggaagaaatcgtgACGCGTATGTACGGTGTCGTGGATCCGGATCATCCCTACATTCAACACATTTATCGGGGCGGCGACTACTTGATTGGCGGAGAAATCGAACTGCTGGATCGCATCCGCTACAATGACGGCCTCGACCAGTGGCGCAAAACAGCGACGGAGCTCGTGCAAGAGTTCCAGAGCAAAGGGGCCGACACGGTGTACGCCTTCCAAACGCGTAACCCGACCCACGCGGGTCACGCGTACCTGATGCGTTCCGCCGGTGAAGACCTGCGTCGTCAGGGGTACCAGAAACCCGTCCTGTGGTTGAGTCCCCTGGGCGGTTGGACCAAGGCCGACGACGTGCCGCTCGATGTGCGCGTCAAACAGCACGAACAAGTCCTGCAAGCGGGCACCACCCATCCCGGTGGCCTCGATCCGGAATCCACCGTCATGGCTATTTGGCCCGCTCCCATGGTCTACGCCGGACCCACCgaagtccagttccacgCCAAGTCACGGCGCTCCGCGGGAGCCTCGTACTTTGTGGTCGGCCGCGATCCCGCCGGAATGAAAGGATCGCCCAACGCGGTGGCGCACCCGGACGATGACCTCTACGACGGTAACCACGGACGTTACGTTCTGCAGAACTCGCCGGGCCTCGGAGATATGAAGATGCTGAGCTTTGTCAAAGTCATGTACGACACCACCGACAATATTATGAAGATTCCGGACGAAGCGCGGCTGGCGGACTTTATCAGTATTTCGGGCAGTAAAATGCGACTGTTGGCCCGGAACGGGGCCACCCCCTGCAGTCCCACCAATATTCCGACGGATCTGGTCGAAGCCAACTGCGTCCCCAGCGGATTCATGGTACCGGACGGTTGGAATCAAGTGGTCGACTACTACCGGAATATTGATGATGTGCAACGCTGGACGCCGTGGAGTCAACCTCGCGTAGATCCCCCCACGGCACCGCGCACCACGTATCAAGGCCAGTTTGGTTCCCGATCCTTCCACCTGACTAGTACAGAATACGAATCCTTCTGGCACGACATTCCCCTGAGTCCATCGGGGCAATCCGAAACCGTAGTCAACATGGTGACGGAAATTCCCATGTATTGCACGGCCAAAATGGAGATTCAAAAGATGCTGTCCAACAGTCCCATTGCTCAGGACACCAACAGCGACGGTTCGCCGCGTCACTACAGCTACGGTACGCCCTTTTTCAACTATGGTCTCATTCCACAAACATGGGAAGATCCCAACCTAAAATCTGCGCAAGGGTACGGTGGGGACAACGATCCGCTCGACGTTATCGAATTGGGGTCGTCGCCCTTGCAAATGGGTGGACTAACGCCGTGTCGGGTGTTGGGATCGTTTGAGCTCATTGACGAAGGCGAAACGGACCACAAGATTCTGTGCATTGCCGTGGACGACAAAGACGCCAACCAAATCCATTCcttggaagatttggagCGTGTCAAGCCGGGTCACTTGGACAAGCTCCGGGATTGGTTGAAGCGGTACAAGACGAGCGAGGGCAAAGCGGAAAACAATTTGGCGTCTGAAACGCCGCGCACCGCGATGGAAGCCGTAGGCGTCATTCAAGAAACGCACGGACGCTGGCGATCATTGTGTGGTAAGGATGGAACGACAGTCTATTCTCTTTCGAGCAAGACGGCCGGTTTCTGGCTCAGCAGTCCGGGGTGTAGGGGAACGTaa
- a CDS encoding predicted protein, which produces MRWTTTTTTLWILPTLASAWVSVGRDAPTRPPTNLAVSRRDFWTTTTAAAASAFLFPNTPASAGLLEDYGTDPSKIRDVAGEERERQKVAARAVAKAESDVEPNLRANYYYPTNKKRYLPRIKRCNDAIPDAADAIGTGDWLVVTDFANKIADDTILPMRLYTSSLVGGGTNVKVAFAKEMNKAADDFEKAQKKLVKATAKQDREASSVALEDLATALQTYRVAGKLLGPDGGGDIPSVDDIRRSACRVQGRTFEQRIKQRDSRVLQTNATPGIDAPNNGM; this is translated from the coding sequence ATGCGGTGGACGACCACAACCACCACGTTGTGGATTCTTCCGACGCTGGCGTCGGCGTGGGTTTCGGTCGGCCGCGACGCGCCAACGCGTCCCCCGACCAACCTCGCCGTCTCACGCCGTGACTTCTGGACGACGaccaccgccgccgcggcgTCGGCGTTCCTATTCCCAAACACACCGGCGTCGGCCGGATTGTTGGAAGACTACGGGACGGATCCTTCCAAAATACGGGACGTGGCGGGGGAAGAACGGGAACGACAAAAAGTCGCCGCCCGGGCCGTCGCCAAGGCCGAATCCGACGTCGAACCCAATTTGCGAGCCAATTACTACTATCCCACCAATAAGAAACGGTATTTGCCGCGGATCAAACGCTGTAACGACGCCATTCCCGACGCTGCCGACGCCatcggcaccggcgactGGCTAGTCGTCACGGACTTTGCCAACAAAATTGCCGACGATACCATACTCCCCATGCGACTCTACACCAGCTCGCTCGTGGGTGGAGGGACGAACGTCAAAGTCgcctttgccaaggaaatgaaCAAGGCCGCGGATGATTTCGAAAAGGCGCAGAAGAAACTCGTCAAGGCCACCGCCAAGCAAGACCGGGAAGCCAGTAGCGTGGCCCTCGAAGACTTGGCCACGGCTTTGCAAACATACCGTGTCGCGGGTAAGCTCCTGGGCCCGGATGGAGGAGGAGACATTCCCTCGGTCGACGACATTCGACGATCGGCGTGTCGAGTCCAGGGACGAACCTTTGAACAACGTATCAAACAACGCGATTCGCGAGTCTTGCAGACCAACGCGACACCCGGGATAGACGCTCCGAACAACGGAATGTAA
- a CDS encoding predicted protein, whose protein sequence is DYPVIIKEPMDLGTIKTKLKAKSYPTLFAVAEDVRKVWNNCMTYNADGSDFYKLAESLQKKWDDKYTKVLE, encoded by the coding sequence GATTATCCCGTCATTATTAAAGAGCCCATGGATCTCGGCACGATCAAGACCAAACTCAAGGCCAAATCCTATCCGACCCTGTTTGCCGTCGCCGAAGACGTGCGCAAGGTATGGAACAACTGCATGACCTACAACGCCGACGGTTCGGATTTTTACAAACTCGCCGAAAGTTTGCAGAAAAAATGGGATGATAAGTACACCAAGGTTCTGGAA
- a CDS encoding predicted protein: MFTFSRLAARRVATSTRRNMAEMPVPQSRNAKLWEGHPTNEGWETTVMWLYPVSVILFAAAHGLAPETGIRAWAQQEARARLELKAQGKVDFEFGKHYQNLEKNQEGSWDKFTEKAVRMTDEDDDDDDDE, from the coding sequence ATGTTTACCTTTTCTCGCTTGGCCGCGCGACGCGTTGCCACTTCGACCCGACGCAACATGGCGGAAATGCCTGTCCCTCAGTCCAGGAATGCCAAGCTCTGGGAAGGACATCCGACCAATGAAGGCTGGGAGACGACCGTGATGTGGTTATACCCCGTCTCGgtcattttgtttgctgcCGCCCATGGATTGGCGCCCGAAACCGGTATTAGAGCCTGGGCTCAGCAAGAAGCGCGGGCGCGTTTGGAATTGAAAGCGCAAGGCAAGGTTGATTTTGAGTTTGGTAAACATTATCAAAATTTAGAAAAGAACCAGGAAGGAAGTTGGGACAAGTTTACGGAAAAGGCTGTGCGGATGAcagacgaagatgatgacgacgacgacgacgaatag
- a CDS encoding predicted protein → YSQVAKEQGLRSRAAFKLTQINRKYPVLEKAQNAVLDLCAAPGGWTQVAARTCNKSVPIIAVDILPIRSFANAQNITTLIGDITTDKCKSDIKHALQGRPVDVVLHDGAPNIGADYGKDAYEQNEIALHALRCATQHLVKGGTFITKVYRSRDYASFQWLLQQLFQGVQAFKPKASRAQSAEIFLVCEKYKAPSKLDPRLLDPKHVFEA, encoded by the coding sequence TACTCTCAAGTGGCCAAAGAGCAAGGCCTACGATCGCGTGCGGCTTTCAAGCTAACCCAGATTAACCGAAAGTACcctgttttggaaaaggctcAGAATGCGGTTTTAGATTTGTGTGCAGCACCTGGTGGTTGGACGCAGGTTGCGGCGCGTACCTGCAACAAGTCAGTCCCCATCATCGCCGTCGATATCTTGCCCATTCGGAGTTTTGCGAATGCGCAGAATATTACGACCTTGATTGGTGACATTACCACGGACAAGTGCAAGTCCGATATCAAACATGCGCTTCAGGGAAGACCAGTGGATGTTGTCTTGCACGATGGAGCTCCCAATATTGGTGCCGATTACGGAAAGGATGCCTACGAACAGAACGAAATTGCCCTGCACGCATTGCGGTGTGCGACACAGCATTTAGTCAAGGGTGGGACTTTTATTACCAAAGTGTATCGCTCGCGTGATTACGCATCGTTTCAATGGTTACTGCAGCAGCTATTTCAAGGTGTACAAGCCTTCAAGCCCAAAGCTAGTCGTGCCCAGTCGGCCGAAATCTTTTTGGTCTGTGAAAAATACAAGGCACCCAGCAAACTTGACCCACGTTTGTTAGATCCTAAGCATGTCTTTGAAGCC
- the HSP20A gene encoding heat shock protein Hsp20 (molecular chaperone, located in cytosol): protein MALNRYNHNPFFGHGVDEFFAPSPFFSRDPIFDLMPVLTNLERNEDMSLLRTSPGYEISENEGKYQIHVDVPGVKAADMNVELENEGKVLRISGGRKVEKKGEVSETRFDKRFTIGDNIDMEKMTANLVDGVLTLTAPKKAKEEKPLKKIAITEGPQEEEKKA from the coding sequence ATGGCGCTCAACCGATACAACCACAATCCCTTCTTCGGACATGGTGTTGACGAGTTCTTCGCTCCCTCGCCGTTCTTTTCGCGAGACCCGATCTTTGACTTGATGCCGGTTCTCACAAACTTGGAGCGCAACGAGGACATGTCTCTTCTCCGAACCTCTCCCGGCTACGAGATCAGCGAGAACGAAGGAAAGTATCAGATCCACGTGGACGTTCCTGGCGTCAAAGCCGCCGACATGAATGTCGAACTTGAGAACGAGGGCAAGGTTCTTCGCATATCCGGAGGACGAAAGGTCGAGAAAAAAGGCGAAGTTTCGGAGACGCGTTTCGATAAACGCTTTACGATCGGTGACAACATTGATATGGAGAAAATGACGGCTAACCTTGTGGACGGAGTGTTAACTTTGACGGCGCCCAAAAAGGCGAAAGAGGAGAAACCTCTCAAAAAGATTGCGATCACCGAGGGACCccaggaagaagaaaagaaagccTAG
- a CDS encoding predicted protein produces the protein MTLTDGRFQFRAWRFFQPSNAGLLLTILHFITLISHSTDSFAATAHPTECRRLSCAAILRLQSTSGNPRPTSSSSSADTAPGDQHQSSVQNDDSNEALFITNGSVKLNDPSKTPPSSQFGDSVQFGQVVRPKYLDKDADPPVGLTMNADSTNRDDSTTASKATPSDEDLAASLRRRNLNVAVGSIALALANFAWQFFHPIEPVQLLMSMQAESPPLSVIGKNGKPTVVDFWAPWCENCKLIAPTLLQIEQEYGDKVNFVMVNADKREAWSFIDAFGVDAIPHLALVSANGDVETALIGPIPKRVLRADLDVLLENAARASPADGNSRTSAPPTKLPYTMLDVFADAPEKRRVQFD, from the coding sequence ATGACACTCACTGACGGCCGTTTCCAGTTTCGAGCCTGGCGGTTCTTCCAGCCATCCAACGCTGGGCTTCTACTAACAATACTTCATTTTATCACGCTGATATCTCATTCTACCGATTCTTTTGCTGCCACTGCTCATCCTACCGAGTGCCGACGTCTTTCGTGTGCCGCAATATTACGGCTCCAGAGTACCAGCGGCAATCCCAGGCCcacttcgtcttcatcatccgCCGACACAGCTCCTGGAGACCAGCATCAGAGTTCCGTTCagaacgacgacagcaacgaaGCCCTTTTTATAACAAACGGAAGTGTGAAACTGAATGATCCGTCAAAGACTCCTCCTTCATCGCAGTTTGGCGACAGTGTTCAGTTTGGGCAAGTTGTCCGCCCAAAATACCTCGACAAAGACGCCGATCCCCCAGTCGGTTTGACAATGAATGCTGATTCAACGAACAGAGATGATTCCACGACAGCATCGAAAGCGACACCTTCCGATGAGGATCTGGCGGCATCGCTGCGACGTCGAAATCTTAACGTAGCCGTGGGATCTATTGCTCTCGCTCTCGCCAATTTCGCCTGGCAGTTCTTCCACCCGATTGAACCTGTACAACTGTTAATGTCCATGCAAGCCGAATCTCCACCGCTTTCCGTGATTGGCAAAAACGGCAAGCCCACAGTGGTGGACTTCTGGGCACCATGGTGTGAAAATTGCAAGCTCATTGCCCCAACTCTGCTGCAAATTGAACAAGAGTACGGGGACAAGGTAAACTTCGTCATGGTCAATGCTGACAAGCGCGAGGCGTGGTCTTTCATTGATGCCTTTGGCGTGGACGCCATCCCACACTTGGCCCTCGTTTCCGCCAACGGCGACGTGGAGACGGCATTGATTGGAccgattccaaaacgtgTCCTGCGTGCCGATTTAGATGTGTTGCTAGAAAACGCCGCCCGAGCGTCTCCGGCTGATGGAAACAGTCGTACCAGTGCACCCCCAACGAAATTGCCGTATACAATGCTCGATGTTTTTGCTGACGCGCCGGAGAAGCGCCGGGTGCAGTTTGATTGA
- a CDS encoding formamidase (This protein belongs to a family that contains nitrilases that break carbon-nitrogen bonds and appear to be involved in the reduction of organic nitrogen compounds and ammonia production. They all have distinct substrate specificity and include cyanide hydratases, aliphatic amidases, beta-alanine synthase, and a few other proteins with unknown molecular function; Formamide amidohydrolase), with translation MSGCGLGGLNKSASGVVLGMVQLQLPVIVTPGDLAEQTTRICEIVGKARRNMRTMDLVVFPEYSLQGLSMDTRAKFMCHMEGPEVAAFKEACKKHFIWGCFSIMEKNPDGNPYNTGIIIDDKGEVKLYYRKLHPWVPIEPWEPGNIGIPVCDGPNGCKLALIICHDGMFPEMARECAYKGAEIMIRTAGYTAPIKHSWCVTNQANAFCNLMVTASVCMCGSDGSFDSMGQGMICNFDGVPLVEGSGRADEIITAEVRPDLVREARVGWGVENNPYQFGHRGYVAVKGGARDCPYTYMKDMVHGSYALPWESEIVHKDGSLYGFPFPEREYKGEEVSPDVRKL, from the coding sequence ATGAGCGGCTGTGGATTAGGAGGATTGAACAAGAGCGCCAGTGGCGTTGTTCTGGGAATGGTACAGCTTCAACTTCCCGTCATCGTCACTCCAGGAGATCTCGCCGAGCAAACGACAAGAATCTGCGAGATAGTCGGCAAAGCGCGTCGAAATATGAGGACGATGGAtctcgtcgtctttccaGAATATTCGCTACAAGGATTGTCCATGGATACCAGGGCGAAGTTCATGTGTCATATGGAAGGGCCAGAGGTTGCCGCCTTTAAAGAGGCATGCAAGAAACATTTTATTTGGGGATGTTTTTCCATCATGGAAAAAAACCCAGACGGCAACCCGTACAATACTGGCATTATCATTGACGATAAAGGTGAGGTCAAGCTATACTATCGTAAACTGCACCCTTGGGTACCAATAGAGCCATGGGAACCAGGTAACATCGGAATTCCCGTATGCGATGGACCAAATGGTTGCAAGCTGGCTTTGATTATTTGCCATGACGGAATGTTTCCCGAGATGGCACGCGAGTGCGCCTACAAGGGAGCCGAAATCATGATCCGTACCGCTGGGTATACGGCACCAATCAAGCATTCTTGGTGCGTAACCAATCAAGCCAATGCCTTTTGTAATCTCATGGTAACAGCCTCAGTTTGCATGTGCGGAAGTGACGGGAGTTTCGATTCCATGGGCCAGGGCATGATTTGCAATTTCGACGGTGTTCCACTCGTGGAGGGCAGCGGGCGTGCTGATGAAATCATTACGGCCGAGGTGCGGCCGGACTTGGTGCGTGAGGCTCGGGTCGGATGGGGTGTGGAGAACAATCCCTACCAATTTGGTCACCGTGGCTACGTTGCGGTCAAGGGTGGTGCTCGTGACTGTCCATATACGTATATGAAGGATATGGTACACGGATCTTATGCCTTGCCTTGGGAGTCCGAGATTGTGCACAAGGATGGTAGCTTATACGGATTCCCTTTCCCAGAAAGAGAATACAAAGGCGAGGAGGTGTCACCAGATGTACGCAAGTTGTAA